gtgtgaaggtacctttagtttactgagtagttggtgtagtaggcttgtttgaatagatgggtttttaaagctcgcttgaataggtcggggctaggtatcagtctgatcatctggggaagtgcattccagagagctggcgcagcacgagagaagtcttggagacggaggtgtgaggttcggattatgggggatgctagtcttaggtcatttgtagaacggagggcacgtgtagggcgatagacactgatgagagaggagatataaggcggtgcagaactgtggagagctttgtgggtgagagagatgagtttatactggaccctgtagcgaatgggtagccagtgtaatgactggcacaagatggaggcatcggtgaagcggctggacagaaatatgactctggctgcagcattcaagatggattggagaggagaaagtttggtaagagggagaccgattagaagagaattgcagtagtccagatgagaatgaataagcgcgacagtaagagtcttagcagtttcaacggtgagaaaaggtcggattctggagatgtttttaagatgcagatgacaagagcgagtgagtgatcggatgtagggagtaaaggaaagttcggagtcgaatatgaccccaagacagcgggcatgctgcttgggagttatggttgaaccctccagggtaatttcgatgttgggtagagtgaggttagtagaagggagaaacacaagaagttccgttttggagagatttagtttcaggtagagggaggacatgatgttagagacagcagacagacaatccttggtattttgaattagggtaggggtgatgacaggggaagaagtgtataattgggtgtcatcagcatagagatgatactggaacctaaatctgctgattgtttgtccaataggggccgtgtaaagagagaagaagagggggcctaggactgagccttgcggaacaccgatagtaaggggatgaggagaggaagaggagccggcaaaagatacagtgaaggagcggtcagataggtaggaggagaaccaggagagggctgtgtccttgaggcctatggagcggagcatagtgagaaggagctggtgatccacagtgtcgaatgcggcagatagatccaggagaatcagcagagagcaatgacctttggatttagctgttattagatcattagagactttagtgagggcagtttcagtggagtgtaaagagcggaaaccagattgtaaggggtcgagaagagagttatctgagagatagcggattagacgggagtgaaccaagcgttccaggagtttagagatgaaggaaaggttagagacaggtctgtagttagcagtgcagttctggtccagggatggctttttaagtaaaggggttatgatggcatgtttaaatgaggagggaaagatacctgatatGGTATAATTCATAacagattagatattggaaaatattttttgacagtgagggtgatcaacaagtggaacaggttgccacgagaggtggtgagttctcctttaatataaggtccccaaataggagacgtatcagatattaaactgataagaacaggtgctacacttgatcttgagtggcggcggcggcaagtggccacttgtttttaatctgcataaccccacctattgtaaccctccccctttgttccaatgtgcactactgagtgccaggaggaggtgtgcgagaggtaaaatcaaaaaacaaacaagcgagcagctgtcttccctgaggcggggtatagaccctgctgcctacctatcaccatgctgcccgccgctgctccagcagcagactgaagaggactgccaccgcactgccttttataggccaagggcccattgtgacacgtgaggggtccagcccattgtgacacgtgagggttccagaccatggccaagggcccattgtgacacgtgagggttccgcgcgcagattctatctaaggctacgttcacatttgcggtgtgcgccgcagcgtcgtcgccgcaacaaaacgcatgcgtcgtgcggccctatctttaacattggcgcagcatggggccgcatgtacatgcgttgtcatgcgttgtgttgcgttgtacgccgcatgcggcgttagggcgcacctgtcagggcgcggcaaacgcaacatgttgcatttttcgggcggcgccgtccttttaaaaaatgcatgcgtcgtgtttgcgtcgtcgatgcgccttattccccattgacttgtattgacaacgcagacgacgcaagtacttgcgtcgtggtgcgttgtacgatgcatgcgttttccaataaaaaatgcaaaacattgtctagactttgtctagatactaaaaaaacactatatatatatatatatatatatatatatatatatatatatatatatatatatatatatatataaaaaaaaaggggtttggcattgtctttcacaaggctatcacaCAAGACAAGACTGAGAGgagaatctgctttccaaacctgtaagtatatatttatctttgcatattttttattctgtgttttatttcttgattttgatttaatttgtgcaatgtttggtctgtgctattgtacggttatggcactgtgggttgttattgaaaaattgttttttttaatctggttctgatgtacttctggcgttatgatggcgtttattgtcttcggccttgcttggttttggattggttttggattggttttgggttgttctggtgtcatgcggttgttcaatgtcttttttttggctgattttttattgttaaatttctggtgcatgtctttttctggtttctattgttgggggtaaccgtatggcgttttattggctcatgtcttgctgtgttttattatgctgttggcatttttttttctttccttgagtgtcttttcttgctggtgggggggcaacatttatgatgtttcatgtgttgttccgtgcggctatatgccattctattttcattttttttatttatttatttatttttttatctctgATGGTTTAACGTcattttccgtatggcatatatctccttccttgactgtttgcattgccaagtgtgtagtataatggatgtttctttttttttttttttggtggggccctttttttttagtttcatgtttttttttttctatttgactatggtttatcttttgggttgctgtatattgtaacagcggttgtcccgtaatgtttattgcttattatctagaatggtatttatcgcctttttctgatgtatttctgtggttataagtcaccagatggtgttgttttggatcatgtcttgttgtaattgtaaagtatggcgttcattagtttgctatttcattgtgcctttttttttcctgtataaataaaggtatttttttgtaactttttatttttaaaaatttggacatgtgtctattttgtttgggtctattcttgtgttgtatccccgttgtgggacagccgtgacccccggcacatggaccaggtggtgttgaggcgtttgtgggttgaggtggcaaagtcgctgtgggatggctttgaaagcgcttcaagcagtgacaaaagcaactttggtgagtattgctgatacgccgtgctgatacgctgctatgacccatcttgccaggataaacacaaccgtgtgtgatgcgatcaacgcctaaactttgcatcgcactcggttgttttatccttttaaaatgcaaaatatgtaacctttttttttctttgcattcacagttaaaaagttgaggaccagatggcgatccatgaaggaccgtttcaataagggaatCCGTGCTGAGGAGCaatctcggagtggtgctgctgcggccaagtctgtgccccacaaatacaacagggcattacagttcttaagaccgatccttggccgccgacagtaagtattttgtccacataccatattgcacagccacattgtacattgcccagccacatagcatattgcacagccacatagtacattgcccagccacgtacattgtgcatccacatagtatattgccaggccactatatcgcagccacatagtacacgttctagccacgtatccacatagtatatttcccatgcacatagtgtattggccatccatgtagtcagcgtagcatattggccatccacgtaactttttccctagtggaatggtatatagcccattagtaatttttttgtttaaggctatgtgcacacgtcaggattttgtcaggattttgtcaggattttgtcaggatttttcctcaggatttgtagccaaaaccaggagtggaacaattagaggaaaagtataatagaagcatatgcaccacttctgcatttatcacccactcctggttttggctacaaaacctgatgaaaaagcctgacaaaatcctgacaaaatcctgacaaactcctgacaaaatcctgacgtgtgcacatagccttagcgtgagtccttgtagtccatgacaggttacgttctgagtcagggtagttctgatcgcaggaataatgatgacgtctcgatcacatgatcctaacgtcatggcctttcctgcgatcagatcagcaaagtcactgtgtttttgtttttgttttttaatttttatcttgactttaaattttatactatttttgcggcataggcagcgtcaagagaGTTTtagaccaaaattttttttacccatgacagtggtatgcggtcaaaaggctttggcagcgggaatgaacagtcattttctgccattggtatgtccatgattgttatcgtcagccataacggtcagctggcgataacaatcagcaagttattataggccacacagactgagagacagaggattgtaatgtattgttgtgtaatgtaatgttaattttattacaggagttggcgtaagtGATAGGTTATTAtttgaagactaatttttcccttatcttttcacaggacacacagcagcactctcgagcgagctcgccccgcaggagcggaccttcatgaatcgccatctgacccgtcacagccctcccacagcgacagcaggcttgcaccaccatctggagaaccggcagccggtccatcaggtgttcccctgcccgaggcctctagtgctccttcgttcgggaattcccgacagcgccagcgggcctcggacaggccagccatgcccgaatttttgcatttgagcacggttttccagaactgtttcaaggcgttgagcgataaaatggacactcgtctgtccaatatcgaccagcgccttgaaaatatggaatccgagctctcgagcccggccaaacatttttttagtaccattgctaagggcatggtggaacaccttacaccggaactccagatttcggtgatgcaggcctgcaacactgcctacgtgagggctctgcagcaggctcgggtcatgcagtcagcgacaatgcccgtagtgccgtcgctggctagcatgactccgactcctgctgcagagccactccagccaccccaccgaggtccatgtgccgagcgacgccaccacaggcaccatagcattGTGCCGCCGacgcctgctcctgccaggccctcatcctcccgtagccgtcatgATGTGGGAGCTGCcgcaggagagaaaaaaagaaaaagaaggaagaggacacacactgaggctctggctgctccaatacagacACCTAGTTcgcgtcggggctctagccgcagcaggagcagccagggcccttCAAGAACCAGGCCAAGActagtgttgcctcctccctcccctacagagttGGCGGTTTCTTCCCCAGtctaccctgcggagggtttggacctgccatcgagcctcctggactctggctcatcatcctcctcttcctctccccattcccaaccagagtcataccattcccccatggtggcagacgttgataccccctaagtttatttccccttcttttttttctgtttccccccaataaaaattgttcattttaaaacaacaatatttgttcttattttccagtatacttctcggcaattcacacCGTGCGccatctacacatattttgtgcttcaaacacctcatatatgcaatgtcagacagtatttttacaatttttattttgcctttttttgggtgtctctcattgctgtatgaggtgtttacaaacactaagggtatgtgtccacgttcaggattgcatcaggatttggtcaggattttacatcagtatttgtaacccaaaaccaggagtgggtgataaatacagaagtggagcatatg
This is a stretch of genomic DNA from Ranitomeya variabilis isolate aRanVar5 chromosome 6, aRanVar5.hap1, whole genome shotgun sequence. It encodes these proteins:
- the LOC143783283 gene encoding uncharacterized protein LOC143783283, which encodes MDQVVLRRLWVEVAKSLWDGFESASSSDKSNFVKKLRTRWRSMKDRFNKGIRAEEQSRSGAAAAKSVPHKYNRALQFLRPILGRRQTHSSTLERARPAGADLHESPSDPSQPSHSDSRLAPPSGEPAAGPSGVPLPEASSAPSFGNSRQRQRASDRPAMPEFLHLSTVFQNCFKALSDKMDTRLSNIDQRLENMESELSSPAKHFFSTIAKGMVEHLTPELQISVMQACNTAYVRALQQARVMQSATMPVVPSLASMTPTPAAEPLQPPHRGPCAERRHHRHHSIVPPTPAPARPSSSRSRHDVGAAAGEKKRKRRKRTHTEALAAPIQTPSSRRGSSRSRSSQGPSRTRPRLVLPPPSPTELAVSSPVYPAEGLDLPSSLLDSGSSSSSSSPHSQPESYHSPMVADVDTP